Proteins encoded by one window of Ramlibacter tataouinensis:
- the ssb gene encoding single-stranded DNA-binding protein, giving the protein MASVNKVIIVGNLGRDPEMRTFPSGGRVCNVTIATTDKWKDKQSGEPREHTEWHRVVFNDRLAEIAGEYLRKGSQVYVEGTLRTRKWTDQQGVEKYSTEIRADTMQMLGRREGMGGPSAGDDYEGGGERRAPAARQPAPAPQRAPAAPKSASGFEDMDDDIPF; this is encoded by the coding sequence ATGGCATCCGTCAACAAAGTCATCATCGTTGGCAACCTCGGCCGCGATCCCGAGATGCGCACCTTCCCGAGCGGCGGTCGCGTCTGCAACGTCACCATCGCCACCACCGACAAGTGGAAGGACAAGCAGTCCGGCGAGCCGCGCGAGCACACCGAATGGCACCGCGTGGTGTTCAACGACCGGCTGGCCGAGATCGCCGGCGAGTACCTCCGGAAGGGCTCGCAGGTGTATGTCGAGGGCACCCTGCGCACCCGCAAGTGGACCGACCAGCAGGGCGTGGAGAAGTACAGCACCGAGATCCGCGCCGACACCATGCAGATGCTGGGCCGCCGCGAAGGCATGGGCGGCCCCTCGGCCGGTGACGACTACGAAGGCGGCGGCGAGCGCCGCGCCCCGGCCGCGCGCCAGCCGGCCCCGGCGCCCCAGCGCGCCCCGGCCGCTCCCAAGTCCGCGTCCGGCTTCGAGGACATGGACGACGACATCCCGTTCTGA
- a CDS encoding MFS transporter yields MTPDERRASGSLSLVFAARMLGLFLVLPVFALEAARYPGGGDPVLVGLAMGIYGLTQGLLQIPYGMASDRFGRKRVILLGLAVFAAGSFLAAAADSVWWLIVGRSLQGAGAVSAAVTALLADQTRDQVRTKAMALVGASIGLMFAVSLVASPVVARWIGLSGLFALTGVLALACMAVVAWWTPPEPAAHANPPKGRLAEVLRYAPLLRLNVGVFVLHAVQLAMWVALPGLLVQAGLDKDSHWMVYLPAITAAVAVMAATLFPLERRGYLRAVFLASIGLLLLAQLGFAVLAGQPAVWPLGLVLFVFFIGFNVLEATQPSLASRLAPAHARGAALGVYNTLQSLGFFAGGAVGGWLAKHVGDAGLFAACAGALLLWLVVAWPMRAPGRSPSPEEVLADEARAT; encoded by the coding sequence ATGACCCCCGACGAGCGCCGCGCCAGCGGTTCGCTCTCGCTGGTGTTCGCCGCCCGCATGCTGGGCCTGTTCCTGGTGCTGCCCGTGTTCGCGCTGGAAGCGGCGCGCTACCCCGGCGGCGGCGATCCGGTGCTGGTCGGCCTGGCCATGGGCATCTACGGCCTGACCCAGGGCCTGCTGCAGATCCCGTACGGCATGGCGTCGGACCGGTTCGGCCGCAAGCGGGTGATCCTGCTGGGGCTGGCGGTGTTCGCCGCCGGCAGCTTCCTGGCGGCGGCAGCCGACAGCGTCTGGTGGCTTATCGTCGGGCGCTCCTTGCAGGGCGCCGGCGCGGTTTCAGCGGCGGTCACCGCCCTGCTGGCCGACCAGACCCGCGACCAGGTCCGCACCAAGGCGATGGCGCTGGTGGGCGCCAGCATCGGCCTGATGTTCGCCGTTTCGCTGGTGGCCTCGCCCGTGGTGGCGCGCTGGATCGGGCTGTCGGGCCTGTTCGCGCTGACCGGGGTGCTGGCGCTCGCCTGCATGGCGGTGGTGGCCTGGTGGACGCCGCCGGAGCCGGCCGCCCATGCGAACCCGCCCAAGGGGCGGCTGGCCGAGGTGCTGCGGTACGCGCCGCTGTTGCGGCTGAACGTGGGCGTGTTCGTGCTGCATGCCGTGCAGCTGGCCATGTGGGTGGCGCTGCCGGGCTTGCTGGTGCAGGCCGGACTGGACAAGGACAGCCACTGGATGGTGTACCTGCCGGCGATCACGGCAGCGGTGGCGGTGATGGCCGCCACCCTGTTCCCGCTGGAGCGGCGCGGCTACCTGCGCGCCGTGTTCCTGGCCTCGATCGGCCTGCTGCTGCTGGCCCAGCTGGGCTTTGCCGTGCTGGCCGGCCAGCCGGCGGTCTGGCCACTGGGCCTGGTGCTGTTCGTCTTCTTCATCGGCTTCAACGTGCTGGAGGCCACCCAGCCCAGCCTGGCGTCGCGGCTGGCCCCGGCGCACGCCCGCGGGGCGGCCCTGGGCGTATACAACACCCTCCAGTCGCTGGGCTTCTTTGCCGGCGGCGCGGTCGGCGGCTGGCTGGCCAAGCACGTTGGGGACGCGGGGCTGTTCGCCGCCTGCGCCGGTGCCCTGCTGCTCTGGCTGGTGGTGGCCTGGCCCATGCGGGCGCCGGGCCGCTCGCCTTCGCCGGAGGAAGTGCTGGCGGACGAAGCCCGCGCTACGTAA
- the uvrA gene encoding excinuclease ABC subunit UvrA, with protein sequence MAGFPSPPQPLNIPDEGKYLARSLQDQRIAIRGARTHNLKNIDLDLPRNALVVITGLSGSGKSSLAFDTLYAEGQRRYVESLSAYARQFLQLMDKPDVDLIEGLSPAIAIEQKATSHNPRSTVGTVTEIHDYLRLLYARAGTPLCPNHGLPLAAQTVSQMVDAVLALPAETRLMVLAPVARERKGEFEELFAQMQAQGYVRFRIDGQVLESDRLPGLKKNEKHDIDVVIDRLKVRPGMQQRLAESFEAALRLADGRAIALEMDGGREHLFNARFACPICHWSIAELEPRLFSFNTPVGACPACDGLGCLEFFDPQRVVAFPSLSLASGAIKGWDRRNPYYFSMVESLARHYKFSVDEPFEDLPPAIQQAVLQGTGEEEVKFNYVMESGASAGRKVTRKHPFEGVIPNMVRRYRETDSAVVREELARHRSLQPCPECGGTRLRPEARHVRVGEGEQARTIHEVARVTLADAQAWFEELKLSGAKAEIAAKIVREIAARLKFLNDVGLTYLSLERSAETLSGGEAQRIRLASQIGSGLTGVMYVLDEPSIGLHQRDNDRLIGTLHHLRDLGNSVLVVEHDEDMIRAADHVVDMGPGAGLHGGQVMAQGTPQDVQDNPGSLTGRYMAGTLQIPVPKKRHAWLPVPGGKPGAVQRLHIAGARGHNLKHVTVDFPVGLLTCVTGVSGSGKSTLVNDTLYAAVARTLYRAHEEPAPHDEIEGIDQFDKVINVDQSPIGRTPRSNPATYTGLFTPIRELMAETAAAKERGYGPGRFSFNVAGGRCEACQGDGVVKVEMHFLPDLYVPCDVCKGQRYNRETLEVQWKGRNIAQILDLTVEDAHEFLKPVPAIARKLQTLLDVGLSYIKLGQAATTLSGGEAQRVKLALELSKRDTGRTLYILDEPTTGLHFADIDLLLKVLHQLRDAGNTIVVIEHNLDVIKTADWVIDMGPEGGDGGGTVVAAGTPEAIAANPASHTGKYLQRLL encoded by the coding sequence ATGGCGGGTTTTCCCAGCCCGCCCCAGCCGTTGAACATTCCCGACGAAGGCAAGTACCTCGCGCGCTCGCTGCAGGACCAGCGCATCGCCATCCGGGGTGCGCGCACGCACAACCTCAAGAACATCGACCTCGACCTGCCGCGCAATGCGCTGGTGGTGATCACCGGCCTGTCCGGTTCGGGCAAGTCCTCGCTGGCCTTCGACACCCTGTACGCCGAAGGCCAGCGGCGCTACGTCGAGAGCCTGTCGGCCTACGCCCGGCAGTTCCTGCAGCTCATGGACAAGCCCGACGTCGACCTGATCGAAGGCCTGTCGCCGGCGATCGCCATCGAGCAGAAGGCGACCAGCCACAACCCGCGCTCCACCGTGGGCACGGTGACCGAGATCCACGACTACCTGCGCCTGCTGTATGCCCGCGCCGGCACGCCCTTATGCCCCAACCACGGGCTCCCGCTGGCCGCCCAGACCGTCTCGCAGATGGTCGATGCGGTGCTGGCGCTGCCGGCCGAGACCCGGCTGATGGTGCTGGCGCCGGTGGCGCGCGAGCGCAAGGGCGAGTTCGAGGAGCTGTTCGCCCAGATGCAGGCCCAGGGCTACGTGCGCTTTCGCATCGACGGCCAGGTGCTGGAGTCGGACCGCCTGCCCGGGCTGAAGAAGAACGAGAAGCACGACATCGACGTGGTGATCGACCGCCTCAAGGTGCGGCCAGGCATGCAGCAGCGCCTGGCCGAGAGCTTCGAGGCCGCGCTGCGGCTGGCCGACGGCCGCGCCATCGCGCTGGAGATGGACGGCGGGCGCGAGCACCTGTTCAACGCCCGCTTCGCCTGCCCGATCTGCCACTGGTCGATCGCCGAGCTGGAGCCGCGCCTGTTCTCCTTCAACACGCCGGTGGGCGCCTGCCCGGCCTGCGACGGCCTGGGCTGCCTGGAGTTCTTCGACCCGCAGCGGGTGGTCGCCTTCCCTTCGCTGTCGCTGGCGTCCGGCGCGATCAAGGGCTGGGACCGGCGCAACCCCTACTACTTCAGCATGGTCGAGAGCCTGGCACGGCACTACAAGTTCAGCGTCGACGAGCCGTTCGAGGACCTGCCGCCCGCGATCCAGCAGGCGGTGCTGCAGGGCACCGGCGAGGAAGAGGTCAAGTTCAACTACGTGATGGAGTCGGGCGCCTCGGCCGGCCGCAAGGTCACGCGCAAGCACCCGTTCGAGGGCGTGATCCCGAACATGGTGCGGCGCTACCGCGAAACCGATTCGGCGGTGGTGCGCGAAGAGCTGGCCCGCCACCGCAGCCTGCAGCCCTGCCCCGAATGCGGCGGCACCCGGCTGCGCCCGGAAGCACGGCACGTGCGCGTCGGTGAAGGCGAACAGGCCCGCACCATCCACGAGGTGGCGCGCGTCACGCTGGCGGACGCGCAGGCCTGGTTCGAGGAGCTGAAGCTGTCCGGCGCCAAGGCCGAGATCGCCGCCAAGATCGTGCGCGAGATCGCCGCGCGGCTGAAGTTCCTCAACGACGTCGGCCTGACTTACCTCAGCCTGGAGCGCAGCGCCGAGACGCTGTCGGGCGGCGAGGCCCAGCGCATCCGGCTGGCCAGCCAGATCGGCTCCGGCCTGACCGGCGTGATGTACGTGCTGGACGAGCCCAGCATCGGCCTGCACCAGCGCGACAACGACCGCCTGATCGGCACCCTGCACCACCTGCGCGACCTGGGCAACAGCGTGCTGGTGGTCGAGCACGACGAGGACATGATCCGCGCCGCCGACCACGTGGTCGACATGGGCCCGGGCGCCGGCCTGCACGGCGGCCAGGTGATGGCGCAGGGCACGCCGCAGGACGTGCAGGACAACCCCGGGTCGCTGACCGGCCGCTACATGGCCGGCACGCTGCAGATCCCGGTGCCGAAGAAGCGGCACGCCTGGCTGCCGGTGCCGGGCGGCAAGCCCGGCGCGGTGCAGCGCCTGCACATTGCCGGCGCCCGCGGCCACAACCTGAAGCACGTGACCGTCGACTTCCCGGTCGGGCTGCTGACCTGCGTGACCGGGGTATCCGGCTCGGGCAAGTCGACCCTGGTCAACGACACCTTGTACGCGGCGGTGGCGCGCACGCTGTACCGGGCGCACGAGGAGCCGGCGCCGCACGACGAGATCGAGGGCATCGATCAGTTCGACAAGGTGATCAACGTCGACCAGTCGCCGATCGGCCGCACGCCGCGCAGCAACCCGGCCACCTACACCGGCCTGTTCACGCCGATCCGCGAGCTGATGGCCGAGACCGCGGCGGCCAAGGAGCGCGGCTACGGACCGGGGCGCTTTTCCTTCAACGTGGCCGGCGGCCGCTGCGAGGCCTGCCAGGGCGACGGCGTGGTCAAGGTCGAGATGCACTTCCTGCCCGACCTGTACGTGCCGTGCGACGTCTGCAAGGGCCAGCGCTACAACCGCGAGACGCTGGAGGTGCAGTGGAAGGGCCGCAACATCGCCCAGATCCTGGACCTGACGGTGGAGGACGCGCACGAGTTCCTCAAGCCGGTGCCGGCGATCGCGCGCAAGCTGCAGACCCTGCTGGACGTGGGCCTGTCGTACATCAAGCTGGGCCAGGCGGCCACCACCCTGTCGGGCGGCGAGGCGCAGCGGGTCAAGCTGGCGCTGGAGCTGTCCAAGCGCGACACCGGGCGGACGCTCTACATCCTGGACGAGCCCACCACCGGGCTGCACTTCGCCGACATCGACCTGCTGCTGAAGGTGCTGCACCAGCTGCGCGACGCCGGCAACACCATCGTCGTGATCGAGCACAACCTGGACGTGATCAAGACCGCCGACTGGGTGATCGACATGGGCCCGGAAGGCGGCGATGGCGGCGGCACCGTGGTGGCGGCGGGCACGCCGGAAGCGATCGCGGCGAACCCCGCCAGCCACACCGGCAAGTACCTGCAGCGGCTGCTCTGA
- a CDS encoding NAD(P)/FAD-dependent oxidoreductase — protein sequence MQAFPSGAPAVAVVGAGIVGTSIALALRRRGAEVLLVDRDEPGRGCSYGNSGAISVSSVAPLAMPGVLASVPGMLLDDESPLYLPWRYLPRALPWLARFVASARPAAVQAAAARLAALQAGALEAHEAMARGLGVPELFLRRGHLHLYPDEQALAKDATGWPLREAAGFRAERLDRAGIEALEPAVSERYRIGLFLADHATILNPLRYVQAMAGAFAAGGGRIARADVSGLAQRQGRWQLRAAGAADGRAFDHVVVAAGAWSRALLAPLGVRLALESQRGYHAQFAGGRDLVSRTVVLADRKVFVTPMEEGLRIGGTVEIGGLAAPPDERRAAVLGRIARENFRGLQDLPMQTWMGHRPCMPDSVPVVGPAPGHPGLWLATGHGHLGLTQSLATARQIADGLLGAAAAS from the coding sequence ATGCAAGCATTCCCTTCCGGCGCTCCCGCCGTGGCCGTGGTCGGCGCCGGCATCGTCGGCACCAGCATCGCGCTGGCCCTGCGCCGCCGCGGCGCCGAGGTGCTGCTGGTGGACCGGGACGAACCCGGGCGCGGCTGCAGCTACGGCAATTCCGGCGCGATCAGCGTGTCCTCGGTGGCGCCGCTGGCGATGCCGGGCGTGCTGGCGTCGGTGCCGGGGATGCTGCTGGACGACGAGAGCCCGCTGTACCTGCCCTGGCGCTACCTGCCGCGCGCGCTGCCGTGGCTGGCGCGGTTCGTGGCGTCGGCGCGGCCGGCCGCCGTGCAGGCCGCGGCGGCCCGGCTGGCGGCGCTGCAGGCCGGTGCGTTGGAGGCGCACGAAGCCATGGCGCGCGGACTCGGCGTGCCGGAGCTGTTCCTGCGGCGCGGCCACCTGCACCTGTACCCCGACGAGCAGGCCCTGGCCAAGGACGCCACCGGCTGGCCCCTGCGCGAGGCCGCCGGCTTTCGCGCCGAACGGCTCGACCGGGCCGGCATCGAGGCGCTGGAGCCGGCGGTGTCCGAGCGCTACCGGATCGGCCTGTTCCTGGCCGATCACGCCACCATCCTCAATCCCTTGCGCTACGTTCAGGCCATGGCCGGCGCGTTCGCGGCCGGCGGCGGGCGCATCGCCCGCGCCGATGTCAGCGGGCTGGCGCAGCGGCAAGGGCGCTGGCAGCTGCGTGCCGCCGGCGCGGCGGATGGGCGCGCGTTCGACCACGTCGTGGTCGCCGCCGGCGCCTGGTCACGGGCCCTGCTGGCGCCGCTCGGCGTGCGGCTGGCGCTGGAAAGCCAGCGTGGCTACCACGCGCAGTTCGCCGGCGGCCGCGACCTGGTCTCGCGGACCGTGGTGCTGGCCGACCGCAAGGTGTTCGTCACGCCGATGGAAGAGGGCTTGCGCATTGGCGGCACGGTGGAGATCGGCGGCCTGGCCGCGCCGCCCGACGAGCGCCGTGCCGCCGTGCTCGGCCGCATCGCGCGCGAGAACTTCCGCGGCCTGCAGGACCTGCCCATGCAGACCTGGATGGGCCACCGGCCCTGCATGCCCGACTCGGTGCCGGTGGTCGGCCCGGCGCCGGGCCACCCGGGGCTGTGGCTGGCGACCGGCCATGGCCACCTGGGGCTGACCCAGTCGCTGGCAACGGCGCGGCAGATCGCGGACGGCCTGCTCGGCGCCGCAGCCGCCAGCTGA
- a CDS encoding DUF3606 domain-containing protein has translation MAQTNAPEAAPDRIDPNDPQSRARWTRELDCTEDQLREAVRAVGADASDVELHLKGARSSTNADRVHEADSG, from the coding sequence ATGGCCCAGACCAACGCCCCCGAGGCGGCGCCGGACCGCATCGACCCGAACGACCCGCAGTCGCGGGCCCGCTGGACGCGCGAGCTCGATTGCACCGAAGACCAGCTGCGCGAGGCCGTGCGCGCCGTCGGCGCCGACGCCTCCGATGTCGAGCTGCACCTGAAGGGCGCCCGCAGCAGCACCAACGCCGACCGCGTGCACGAGGCCGACAGCGGCTGA
- the pyrF gene encoding orotidine-5'-phosphate decarboxylase — translation MTFLEMLQRAQQRNDSMLCVGLDPEPKRFPGGWRGDATRIGEFCARIVDATADLAIAFKPQIAYFAAHRAEAQLEHLIAHIRQVAPQVPVILDAKRGDIGSTAEQYAAEAFERYGADAVTLSPFMGFDSVQPYLEYEGKGAFLLCRTSNPGGDDLQNQRLASVDGTPLLYEHIARLAQGPWNLNGQLGLVVGATYPAEIERVRALAPTLPLLIPGVGAQGGDARATVRAGWRPDAPIVVNSSRAILYASGGDDFAQAARAEAQKTRALLASAKP, via the coding sequence ATGACCTTTCTCGAGATGCTGCAGCGCGCGCAGCAGCGCAACGACTCGATGCTGTGCGTGGGGCTGGACCCCGAGCCGAAACGCTTTCCCGGCGGCTGGCGCGGCGATGCGACCCGCATCGGCGAGTTCTGCGCCCGCATCGTCGATGCCACCGCCGACCTGGCCATCGCCTTCAAGCCGCAGATCGCCTACTTCGCGGCCCACCGGGCCGAGGCCCAGCTCGAGCATCTGATCGCCCACATCCGGCAGGTGGCGCCGCAGGTGCCGGTGATCCTGGATGCCAAGCGCGGCGACATCGGCTCCACAGCCGAGCAGTACGCGGCAGAGGCGTTCGAGCGCTATGGCGCCGATGCCGTCACGCTGTCCCCCTTCATGGGCTTCGATTCGGTCCAGCCCTACCTGGAGTACGAGGGCAAGGGCGCCTTCCTGCTGTGCCGCACCTCCAACCCGGGCGGCGACGACCTGCAGAACCAGCGGCTGGCCTCGGTGGACGGCACGCCGCTGCTGTACGAGCACATCGCGCGGCTGGCGCAGGGGCCCTGGAACCTGAACGGCCAGCTGGGGCTGGTGGTGGGCGCCACCTACCCGGCCGAGATCGAGCGGGTGCGCGCGCTGGCGCCGACGCTGCCGCTGCTGATCCCGGGCGTCGGCGCCCAAGGCGGCGATGCGCGGGCGACGGTGCGCGCCGGCTGGCGGCCCGACGCGCCGATCGTGGTGAACTCCTCGCGCGCCATCCTCTACGCGTCGGGCGGCGACGACTTCGCGCAGGCCGCGCGCGCCGAGGCACAGAAGACCCGCGCGCTGCTGGCTTCGGCGAAGCCGTGA
- a CDS encoding DMT family transporter, whose product MHKLSRQQLVVLVLLTLSWGVNWPVMKLGVTHYPPLTFRAISIGLGLPILAATLVLARAPFTIPRRHWPELLWLAATNMFVWHACIILAVQTLSSGRAAILGYTMPIFSAVIGALLFRTALSRRGWIGVGAAALGVALLLWHELTQLAGRPLGVLLALFSAASWALGTQLLRRTRIEVPTLTLSFWMIALTAVVMGVLSILFERHLWAAPDAVATWTIAFNAIVICGLAQAAWFYLARGLPPVASTLSVMLIPVLGVFSGALWLGEVLHWQDYAAVLLMVVAIASVLWPARPPAA is encoded by the coding sequence ATGCACAAACTCAGCCGCCAGCAGCTCGTCGTCCTGGTGCTCCTGACCCTGTCGTGGGGTGTCAACTGGCCAGTGATGAAGCTGGGCGTGACGCACTACCCGCCGCTGACCTTCCGCGCGATCTCGATCGGGCTCGGCCTGCCGATCCTGGCCGCCACGCTGGTGCTGGCCCGGGCGCCGTTCACCATCCCACGCCGGCACTGGCCGGAGCTGCTGTGGCTGGCGGCGACCAACATGTTCGTCTGGCACGCCTGCATCATCCTGGCGGTGCAAACGCTGTCCAGCGGACGCGCCGCCATCCTGGGCTACACCATGCCGATCTTCTCGGCGGTGATCGGCGCGCTGCTGTTCCGCACCGCGCTCTCGCGCCGCGGCTGGATCGGCGTCGGCGCCGCGGCGCTCGGCGTGGCGCTGCTGCTGTGGCACGAGCTGACGCAGCTGGCGGGGCGGCCGCTCGGCGTGCTGCTGGCGCTGTTCTCGGCGGCCAGCTGGGCGCTGGGCACGCAACTGCTGCGACGCACCCGCATCGAGGTGCCGACATTGACCCTGTCGTTCTGGATGATCGCGCTCACCGCGGTGGTGATGGGCGTGCTGTCCATCCTGTTCGAGCGCCATCTGTGGGCCGCGCCCGACGCCGTGGCGACCTGGACCATCGCCTTCAACGCCATCGTGATCTGCGGGCTGGCCCAGGCCGCCTGGTTCTACCTGGCGCGCGGCCTGCCGCCGGTGGCCTCGACGCTGAGCGTCATGCTCATCCCGGTGCTGGGCGTGTTCTCCGGCGCGCTGTGGCTGGGCGAAGTGCTGCACTGGCAGGACTACGCCGCGGTGCTGCTGATGGTGGTGGCGATCGCCTCGGTGCTGTGGCCGGCTCGGCCGCCAGCGGCCTGA
- a CDS encoding M48 family metallopeptidase — MCQLCYAGASPQMRRRSFMALVGAAAATPVLAQVEVGPPSRMRGLVPAEEIEAAATQQYSQMMAQAKQQGALAPENHPQLQRLRAIAARLIPQSVRWNDRARSWRWEVNLIGSKQINAFCMPGGKIAVYTGILDQLQLTDDEAAMVIGHEMAHAVREHARSRIAKEQGTGALLSLGAQLFGLGQLGDVAANIGTQLLTLRFSREDEIEADLVGLEMGARAAYVPEAAISLWEKMGRASGGNQGPAFLSTHPTGPDRLARLRDNVPRVRGLYQQALASRR; from the coding sequence ATGTGCCAGCTGTGTTACGCCGGGGCTTCGCCGCAGATGCGGCGGCGCAGCTTCATGGCACTGGTGGGCGCCGCTGCGGCGACCCCCGTGCTGGCGCAGGTCGAGGTCGGCCCGCCTTCGCGCATGCGCGGCCTGGTGCCGGCCGAGGAAATCGAAGCCGCCGCCACGCAGCAGTACTCGCAGATGATGGCGCAGGCCAAGCAGCAGGGCGCGCTGGCGCCGGAGAACCACCCCCAGTTGCAGCGGCTGCGCGCCATTGCCGCCCGCCTGATTCCGCAGAGCGTGCGCTGGAACGACCGGGCGCGCAGCTGGCGCTGGGAAGTCAACCTGATCGGCAGCAAGCAGATCAACGCCTTCTGCATGCCGGGCGGCAAGATCGCCGTCTACACCGGCATCCTCGACCAGCTGCAGCTCACCGACGACGAAGCCGCCATGGTCATCGGCCACGAGATGGCGCACGCCGTGCGCGAGCACGCGCGCTCGCGCATCGCCAAGGAGCAGGGCACCGGCGCGCTGCTGTCGCTGGGCGCGCAACTGTTCGGCCTGGGCCAGCTGGGCGACGTGGCCGCCAACATCGGCACCCAGCTGCTGACGCTGCGCTTCTCGCGCGAGGACGAGATCGAGGCCGACCTGGTCGGGCTGGAGATGGGGGCGCGAGCCGCCTACGTGCCTGAAGCGGCGATCTCGCTGTGGGAGAAGATGGGCCGTGCCTCGGGCGGCAACCAGGGGCCGGCTTTCCTGTCCACCCACCCGACCGGGCCGGACCGGCTGGCCCGCCTGCGCGACAACGTGCCGCGGGTGCGCGGCCTGTACCAGCAGGCGCTCGCCAGCCGCCGCTGA
- a CDS encoding AmpG family muropeptide MFS transporter, which yields MSDNNPTRPQTSRPAGWISSLRVYLEPAALRMLALGFSAGLPLLLVLGTLSFRLREAGVDLATIGYLSWVGLAYAFKWAWAPLVDRLPLPLLTRLLGRRRSWLLLSQSAIAAGLVGMAWFDPQVDRTLVAACALAVAFASATQDIALDAFRIESAGVERQGALAATYQTGYRLAMIWAGAGVFWIAAHAEAPGASGYQHAAWRTAYLAMAASMAVGLLTVLFSPEPMRRELPPARSTGQWLRETVVEPFAEFLRRYGSHAVLVLALIAVYRISDVVMGIMANPFYADMGYTKAEVANITKVFGVVMTLAGTFLGGVLALRLGVMRVLMLGALLSAASNLLFAWLASRGHDVRSLVLVISADNLSSGIASAAFIAYLSGLTNVNYSATQYALFSSMMLLLPKWLAGFSGSYVEHFGYTHFFTATAALGVPVLLLVWLASRMQAVRQPEPAAA from the coding sequence ATGTCGGACAACAACCCCACGCGCCCTCAGACGAGCCGCCCCGCCGGATGGATCAGCAGCCTGAGGGTGTACCTGGAGCCGGCCGCGCTGCGCATGCTCGCGCTCGGCTTCTCGGCCGGGCTGCCGCTGCTGCTGGTGCTGGGCACGCTGAGCTTCCGCCTGCGTGAAGCGGGCGTCGACCTGGCCACCATCGGCTACCTGTCCTGGGTCGGCCTGGCCTACGCCTTCAAGTGGGCCTGGGCGCCGCTGGTCGACCGCCTGCCGCTGCCGCTGCTCACGCGCCTGCTCGGGCGGCGCCGCAGCTGGCTGCTGCTGTCGCAGTCGGCGATCGCCGCCGGCCTGGTCGGCATGGCCTGGTTCGATCCGCAGGTCGATCGCACGCTGGTGGCGGCGTGCGCACTGGCCGTGGCGTTCGCATCGGCCACGCAGGACATCGCGCTGGACGCATTCCGCATCGAGTCGGCCGGCGTCGAGCGGCAGGGCGCGCTGGCCGCCACCTACCAGACCGGCTACCGGCTGGCCATGATCTGGGCCGGTGCCGGCGTGTTCTGGATCGCCGCCCACGCCGAGGCCCCGGGCGCCAGCGGCTACCAGCACGCCGCCTGGCGCACCGCCTACCTGGCGATGGCGGCGTCGATGGCCGTGGGGCTGCTCACCGTGCTGTTCTCGCCCGAGCCGATGCGGCGCGAGCTGCCGCCGGCGCGCAGCACCGGCCAGTGGCTGCGCGAGACGGTGGTCGAGCCCTTCGCCGAATTCCTGCGCCGCTACGGCAGCCACGCGGTGCTGGTGCTGGCACTGATCGCGGTGTACCGCATCAGCGACGTGGTGATGGGCATCATGGCCAACCCGTTCTACGCCGACATGGGCTACACCAAGGCGGAGGTGGCCAACATCACCAAGGTGTTCGGCGTGGTCATGACCCTGGCCGGCACCTTCCTGGGCGGCGTGCTGGCGCTGCGGCTGGGGGTGATGCGGGTGCTGATGCTGGGCGCGCTGCTCAGCGCCGCCAGCAACCTGCTGTTCGCCTGGCTGGCCTCGCGCGGGCACGACGTGCGCTCGCTGGTGCTGGTGATCTCGGCCGACAACCTGTCCTCGGGCATCGCCTCGGCCGCCTTCATCGCCTATCTGTCGGGCCTGACCAACGTGAACTACTCGGCCACGCAGTACGCCCTGTTCAGCTCGATGATGCTGCTGCTGCCCAAGTGGCTGGCCGGCTTTTCCGGCAGCTACGTGGAGCACTTCGGCTACACCCACTTCTTCACCGCCACCGCGGCGCTGGGCGTGCCGGTGCTGCTGCTGGTGTGGCTGGCGTCGCGGATGCAGGCGGTGCGGCAGCCCGAACCGGCGGCCGCGTAG